The following are from one region of the Candidatus Acidulodesulfobacterium ferriphilum genome:
- the recR gene encoding recombination protein RecR translates to MSINQSDYIRDIVSAFKKLPGIGERSARRLAFYILSQNESVAYSLANAIKDAKQNIKLCKNCFNLSGEDFCPICKNTSRNSKLLCVVENPEIIYVFEKSGNFNGFYHVLHGLINPLEGITPSDIKLKELALRVEQGGFEEIILALNPNSNGEATMVYIQKILSPYNVHITALARGIPIGSDLEYVDKDTLSEAINYRKNFG, encoded by the coding sequence ATGTCGATTAATCAATCCGATTATATTAGAGATATTGTGTCCGCCTTTAAAAAACTTCCCGGAATAGGCGAAAGATCCGCAAGAAGGCTTGCATTTTACATATTATCCCAAAATGAATCGGTAGCATATAGCCTTGCAAATGCAATAAAAGATGCAAAACAAAATATCAAACTTTGCAAAAATTGTTTTAATCTGAGCGGAGAAGATTTTTGCCCTATATGCAAAAATACCTCAAGGAACTCTAAATTATTATGCGTCGTGGAAAATCCTGAAATAATATATGTATTCGAAAAAAGCGGCAACTTTAACGGCTTTTATCATGTCCTCCACGGCTTAATAAATCCTTTGGAGGGAATAACCCCTTCGGATATAAAACTTAAAGAACTTGCGCTCAGGGTGGAGCAGGGCGGCTTCGAGGAAATAATCCTTGCATTAAACCCCAATTCTAACGGCGAAGCCACCATGGTTTATATTCAAAAAATATTATCCCCTTACAATGTCCATATAACCGCTCTGGCAAGGGGAATACCGATAGGCTCCGACCTTGAATATGTCGATAAAGACACGCTTTCGGAAGCCATTAACTACAGAAAAAACTTTGGATAA
- a CDS encoding YbaB/EbfC family nucleoid-associated protein, producing the protein MSKNMAGMLKQAQKFQSDMLKMQEELGSKIVESSSGGGMVTAKVNGKQELISITIDKAVINPDDAEMLQDLIVASINEALNKSKDMVTNEMSKLTGGLNLPGLF; encoded by the coding sequence ATGTCCAAAAATATGGCAGGAATGTTAAAGCAGGCTCAAAAGTTTCAATCGGATATGCTTAAAATGCAGGAAGAACTCGGTTCTAAAATTGTCGAATCCAGTTCCGGCGGCGGTATGGTTACGGCAAAAGTGAACGGAAAACAGGAACTTATATCCATAACGATAGATAAAGCCGTTATTAATCCCGACGATGCCGAAATGCTTCAAGACCTTATAGTCGCCTCTATTAACGAAGCCCTAAATAAATCAAAAGATATGGTTACGAATGAAATGTCCAAATTAACGGGCGGACTTAATTTACCCGGCCTTTTTTAA
- the cas2 gene encoding CRISPR-associated endonuclease Cas2 translates to MSFGGYRSMWIITMFDLPTDTKEARKSYSDFRRFLLDDGFIMMQFSVYGRHCSSEENAVVHEKRVKLSLPDDGEVRILIITDKQFERMKIFFGKIRKPTEKSPEQISFF, encoded by the coding sequence ATGAGTTTTGGAGGGTATCGTAGTATGTGGATAATTACGATGTTTGATCTGCCGACAGACACTAAAGAGGCGCGGAAATCCTATAGCGATTTTCGTAGATTTTTACTGGATGACGGTTTTATTATGATGCAATTCTCGGTTTATGGAAGACATTGTTCAAGTGAAGAAAATGCTGTTGTTCATGAAAAACGGGTAAAATTATCCCTACCTGACGATGGTGAAGTGCGGATATTAATAATAACGGATAAACAATTCGAAAGGATGAAAATTTTCTTTGGAAAAATACGAAAACCTACAGAAAAATCACCCGAACAAATCAGTTTTTTCTGA